One Hordeum vulgare subsp. vulgare chromosome 4H, MorexV3_pseudomolecules_assembly, whole genome shotgun sequence DNA window includes the following coding sequences:
- the LOC123447664 gene encoding lecithin-cholesterol acyltransferase-like 1, giving the protein MPQTLVMEGNPPRTVALSAAAAVVTAIMLSLSPCCAASSAGGGGGRHPVILIPGSGGNQLEARLAGEYRPSSLTCRVWPPVRGRGGWFRMWFEPSVVVAPLTRCFAERMMLYYDRDADDYRNAPGVHTRVSCFGSTSTLRYLDPTLKLLTGYMDVLATTLEEKAGYEEGRDLFGAPYDFRYGLAAPGHPSQVGSAYLERLRLLVETACAANDGRPAILMAHSLGGLYALQFLARASPAWRAAHVKRLVTLSAPWGGSVQEMLTFASGNTLGVPFVDPSLIRDEQRSSESNLWLLPTPKVFGNTTLVVSEYHNRTYSAKNVTQFLQDIGFADGVEPYRARIRPLGEVLPEPGVPVTCLVGTGVDTVESLVFGDEGFDAGPVKVVYGDGDGTVNLASLMGPIKAWSDSPAQVLEVVELPKVSHTGILKDKSALDQILKILDSINLNATTTTTYQS; this is encoded by the exons ATGCCACAAACGCTCGTCATGGAGGGAAACCCGCCACGTACGGTCGCGCTCTCGGCAGCGGCAGCCGTGGTCACTGCTATCATGCTGTCGCTGAGCCCGTGCTGCGCGGCGTCgtcggcgggcggcggcggggggcggcaCCCGGTGATACTCATCCCGGGCTCCGGCGGCAACCAGCTGGAGGCGCGGCTGGCGGGCGAGTACAGGCCGTCGAGCCTGACCTGCCGGGTGTGGCCGCCGGTGCGCGGGCGCGGCGGCTGGTTCCGCATGTGGTTCGAGCCGTCCGTCGTCGTCGCGCCGCTCACCCGCTGCTTCGCCGAGCGCATGATGCTCTACTACGACCGCGACGCCGACGACTACCGCAACGCGCCCGGCGTCCACACCAGGGTCTCCTGCTTCGGCTCCACCTCCACCCTCCGCTACCTCGACCCAACCCTCAA GCTCCTGACGGGGTACATGGACGTCCTGGCGACCACACTGGAGGAGAAGGCCGGGTACGAGGAGGGGCGCGACCTCTTCGGCGCGCCCTACGACTTCCGCTACGGCCTGGCCGCGCCGGGGCACCCGTCGCAGGTCGGCAGCGCCTACCTCGAGCGCCTCCGGCTGCTGGTGGAGACCGCGTGCGCGGCCAACGACGGCAGGCCGGCGATCCTCATGGCGCACAGCCTCGGCGGGCTCTACGCGCTGCAGTTCCTCGCCCGCGCCTCACCCGCATGGCGCGCCGCGCACGTGAAGCGGCTGGTGACGCTGTCCGCGCCGTGGGGCGGCTCCGTGCAGGAGATGCTCACCTTCGCCTCCGGCAACACCCTCGGCGTGCCCTTCGTCGACCCCTCCCTCATCCGCGACGAGCAGCGCAGCTCCGAGAGCAACCTCTGGCTGCTGCCAACGCCCAAGGTCTTCGGCAACACCACGCTCGTCGTGTCAGAGTATCACAACCGGACCTACTCCGCCAAGAACGTGACGCAGTTCCTGCAGGACATCGGGTTCGCCGACGGTGTGGAGCCGTATCGGGCGCGCATACGGCCGCTCGGCGAGGTCCTGCCGGAGCCGGGCGTGCCCGTCACGTGCCTCGTGGGCACCGGTGTCGACACCGTGGAGAGCCTCGTGTTCGGGGACGAGGGATTTGACGCCGGGCCCGTCAAGGTGGtgtacggcgacggcgacgggacgGTCAACCTTGCCAGCCTCATGGGACCCATCAAGGCATGGTCCGACTCGCCGGCGCAGGtcctggaggtggtggagctgccCAAGGTGTCGCACACCGGCATCCTCAAGGACAAGAGCGCGCTCGACCAAATCCTCAAAATTCTTGATTCCATCAACCTAaacgccaccaccaccacgacctacCAGTCTTAG
- the LOC123447665 gene encoding serine carboxypeptidase-like 13 isoform X1 — translation MCLEAQRKEERQRMPLKLLPVRTAGKCYFQSLLLHLVPVLLLLPLSRPASASTVVTHLPGFDGALPFNLETGYVGVEEETGAELFYYFVESERSPGTDPVLLWLTGGPRCSVIMGLAFEIGPLKFVLAPYSGGLPELVYNPYSWTQMANILLLDSPVGSGFSYARDPKGYNVGDHSSSSQVQTFLNKWFTDHPQYLSNPFYIGGDSYAGKVIPLIAQGISEGIDIGKQPIINLKGYMVGNPITDPKFDENYKIPSAHGFGIISDQIYETAVKICNGDYINPVNEKCVEVLHTINNLISEISIEHILYKKCDVVAPNTIYDTSKRKFLLEESIQLNKPPAQPTVDCFTYGYYLAYFWMNNNLTRNSLGIKEVKVRHGRFKRRRLGTTSEWIQCNVGLPYTYEIPSSIPYHLNLTTRGYRTLVYSGDHDLEAPFLGTQAWIRSLNFSIVDEWRAWHVSGQAAGFTIEYTNNMTFATVKGAGHTAPEYRPKECFAMAQSRKQQEITRWSRS, via the exons ATGTGCCTAGAGGCACAAAGAAAGGAAGAGAGACAGAGAATGCCCTTGAAGCTTCTCCCGGTGCGTACAGCCGGGAAATGCTACTTCCAGTCGCTGCTGCTGCATCTCGTTCCCGTCCTCCTGCTTCTGCCGCTCTCACGCCCGGCGTCGGCGTCGACGGTGGTGACGCACCTTCCCGGATTCGATGGCGCTCTGCCCTTCAACCTTGAAACAGG ATACGTGGGCGTGGAGGAGGAGACAGGGGCGGAGCTCTTCTACTATTTCGTCGAGTCGGAGAGGAGCCCCGGCACGGACCCAGTGCTCCTGTGGCTCACCGGCGGCCCCCGCTGCTCGGTCATCATGGGCCTTGCCTTTGAAATTG GTCCTCTGAAGTTTGTGTTGGCACCGTATAGTGGCGGTTTGCCGGAATTGGTGTATAACCCATATTCATGGACACAG ATGGCCAACATACTCTTGTTGGATTCACCGGTCGGTTCAGGCTTTTCGTACGCTCGTGATCCCAAAGGCTACAATGTTGGAGACCACTCGTCATCTTCGCAGGTCCAAACATTTTTGAATAAG TGGTTCACGGATCATCCGCAATACCTTTCAAATCCTTTCTACATTGGTGGAGATTCATATGCTGGAAAGGTGATTCCACTTATTGCACAAGGCATTTCAGAAG ggattgacattgggaaacaaccTATCATCAATCTTAAG GGATATATGGTTGGCAACCCTATAACAGATCCAAAGTTTGATGAAAATTACAAAATTCCAAGTGCTCATGGTTTTGGGATAATATCTGATCAAATATATGAG ACTGCAGTGAAGATCTGCAACGGAGATTATATTAACCCTGTGAATGAAAAGTGTGTTGAAGTGTTGCATACTATCAATAAT ctcatttctgaaatttcaATTGAAcacatcttgtacaagaaatgtgaCGTTGTTGCACCAAACACCATATATGATACTTCCAAAAGAAAGTTTTTGTTGGAAGAATCTATCCAGTTAAACAAGCCACCCGCTCAGCCGACTGTAGATTGTTTC ACATATGGTTACTATTTGGCCTACTTTTGGATGAACAACAACTTGACTAGAAATTCTCTTGGGATCAAGGAG GTGAAGGTGAGGCACGGTCGGTTTAAAAGGAGAAGGCTG GGAACAACGAGTGAGTGGATACAATGCAACGTAGGGCTCCCCTACACATATGAGATACCGAGCAGCATACCGTACCATCTCAACCTCACCACAAGAGGTTATCGCACACTCGTGTATAG TGGAGACCATGATCTCGAGGCTCCATTTCTTGGCACACAAGCATGGATAAGATCcttgaacttttccatcgttgatGAGTGGAGGGCATGGCATGTTAGTGGACAAGCTGCTGG ATTTACCATAGAATACACAAACAATATGACATTTGCCACAGTAAAG GGTGCTGGTCATACTGCTCCGGAGTACCGACCTAAGGAATGTTTTGCCATGGCTCAAAG CAGGAAGCAACAGGAAATAACAAGGTGGTCAAGGTCCTAG
- the LOC123447665 gene encoding serine carboxypeptidase-like 13 isoform X3, with amino-acid sequence MCLEAQRKEERQRMPLKLLPVRTAGKCYFQSLLLHLVPVLLLLPLSRPASASTVVTHLPGFDGALPFNLETGYVGVEEETGAELFYYFVESERSPGTDPVLLWLTGGPRCSVIMGLAFEIGPLKFVLAPYSGGLPELVYNPYSWTQMANILLLDSPVGSGFSYARDPKGYNVGDHSSSSQWFTDHPQYLSNPFYIGGDSYAGKVIPLIAQGISEGIDIGKQPIINLKGYMVGNPITDPKFDENYKIPSAHGFGIISDQIYETAVKICNGDYINPVNEKCVEVLHTINNLISEISIEHILYKKCDVVAPNTIYDTSKRKFLLEESIQLNKPPAQPTVDCFTYGYYLAYFWMNNNLTRNSLGIKEVKVRHGRFKRRRLGTTSEWIQCNVGLPYTYEIPSSIPYHLNLTTRGYRTLVYSGDHDLEAPFLGTQAWIRSLNFSIVDEWRAWHVSGQAAGFTIEYTNNMTFATVKGAGHTAPEYRPKECFAMAQSRKQQEITRWSRS; translated from the exons ATGTGCCTAGAGGCACAAAGAAAGGAAGAGAGACAGAGAATGCCCTTGAAGCTTCTCCCGGTGCGTACAGCCGGGAAATGCTACTTCCAGTCGCTGCTGCTGCATCTCGTTCCCGTCCTCCTGCTTCTGCCGCTCTCACGCCCGGCGTCGGCGTCGACGGTGGTGACGCACCTTCCCGGATTCGATGGCGCTCTGCCCTTCAACCTTGAAACAGG ATACGTGGGCGTGGAGGAGGAGACAGGGGCGGAGCTCTTCTACTATTTCGTCGAGTCGGAGAGGAGCCCCGGCACGGACCCAGTGCTCCTGTGGCTCACCGGCGGCCCCCGCTGCTCGGTCATCATGGGCCTTGCCTTTGAAATTG GTCCTCTGAAGTTTGTGTTGGCACCGTATAGTGGCGGTTTGCCGGAATTGGTGTATAACCCATATTCATGGACACAG ATGGCCAACATACTCTTGTTGGATTCACCGGTCGGTTCAGGCTTTTCGTACGCTCGTGATCCCAAAGGCTACAATGTTGGAGACCACTCGTCATCTTCGCAG TGGTTCACGGATCATCCGCAATACCTTTCAAATCCTTTCTACATTGGTGGAGATTCATATGCTGGAAAGGTGATTCCACTTATTGCACAAGGCATTTCAGAAG ggattgacattgggaaacaaccTATCATCAATCTTAAG GGATATATGGTTGGCAACCCTATAACAGATCCAAAGTTTGATGAAAATTACAAAATTCCAAGTGCTCATGGTTTTGGGATAATATCTGATCAAATATATGAG ACTGCAGTGAAGATCTGCAACGGAGATTATATTAACCCTGTGAATGAAAAGTGTGTTGAAGTGTTGCATACTATCAATAAT ctcatttctgaaatttcaATTGAAcacatcttgtacaagaaatgtgaCGTTGTTGCACCAAACACCATATATGATACTTCCAAAAGAAAGTTTTTGTTGGAAGAATCTATCCAGTTAAACAAGCCACCCGCTCAGCCGACTGTAGATTGTTTC ACATATGGTTACTATTTGGCCTACTTTTGGATGAACAACAACTTGACTAGAAATTCTCTTGGGATCAAGGAG GTGAAGGTGAGGCACGGTCGGTTTAAAAGGAGAAGGCTG GGAACAACGAGTGAGTGGATACAATGCAACGTAGGGCTCCCCTACACATATGAGATACCGAGCAGCATACCGTACCATCTCAACCTCACCACAAGAGGTTATCGCACACTCGTGTATAG TGGAGACCATGATCTCGAGGCTCCATTTCTTGGCACACAAGCATGGATAAGATCcttgaacttttccatcgttgatGAGTGGAGGGCATGGCATGTTAGTGGACAAGCTGCTGG ATTTACCATAGAATACACAAACAATATGACATTTGCCACAGTAAAG GGTGCTGGTCATACTGCTCCGGAGTACCGACCTAAGGAATGTTTTGCCATGGCTCAAAG CAGGAAGCAACAGGAAATAACAAGGTGGTCAAGGTCCTAG
- the LOC123447665 gene encoding serine carboxypeptidase-like 13 isoform X2 — MCLEAQRKEERQRMPLKLLPVRTAGKCYFQSLLLHLVPVLLLLPLSRPASASTVVTHLPGFDGALPFNLETGYVGVEEETGAELFYYFVESERSPGTDPVLLWLTGGPRCSVIMGLAFEIGPLKFVLAPYSGGLPELVYNPYSWTQMANILLLDSPVGSGFSYARDPKGYNVGDHSSSSQVQTFLNKWFTDHPQYLSNPFYIGGDSYAGKVIPLIAQGISEGIDIGKQPIINLKGYMVGNPITDPKFDENYKIPSAHGFGIISDQIYETAVKICNGDYINPVNEKCVEVLHTINNLISEISIEHILYKKCDVVAPNTIYDTSKRKFLLEESIQLNKPPAQPTVDCFTYGYYLAYFWMNNNLTRNSLGIKEVKVRHGRFKRRRLGTTSEWIQCNVGLPYTYEIPSSIPYHLNLTTRGYRTLVYSGDHDLEAPFLGTQAWIRSLNFSIVDEWRAWHVSGQAAGFTIEYTNNMTFATVKGAGHTAPEYRPKECFAMAQRKQQEITRWSRS; from the exons ATGTGCCTAGAGGCACAAAGAAAGGAAGAGAGACAGAGAATGCCCTTGAAGCTTCTCCCGGTGCGTACAGCCGGGAAATGCTACTTCCAGTCGCTGCTGCTGCATCTCGTTCCCGTCCTCCTGCTTCTGCCGCTCTCACGCCCGGCGTCGGCGTCGACGGTGGTGACGCACCTTCCCGGATTCGATGGCGCTCTGCCCTTCAACCTTGAAACAGG ATACGTGGGCGTGGAGGAGGAGACAGGGGCGGAGCTCTTCTACTATTTCGTCGAGTCGGAGAGGAGCCCCGGCACGGACCCAGTGCTCCTGTGGCTCACCGGCGGCCCCCGCTGCTCGGTCATCATGGGCCTTGCCTTTGAAATTG GTCCTCTGAAGTTTGTGTTGGCACCGTATAGTGGCGGTTTGCCGGAATTGGTGTATAACCCATATTCATGGACACAG ATGGCCAACATACTCTTGTTGGATTCACCGGTCGGTTCAGGCTTTTCGTACGCTCGTGATCCCAAAGGCTACAATGTTGGAGACCACTCGTCATCTTCGCAGGTCCAAACATTTTTGAATAAG TGGTTCACGGATCATCCGCAATACCTTTCAAATCCTTTCTACATTGGTGGAGATTCATATGCTGGAAAGGTGATTCCACTTATTGCACAAGGCATTTCAGAAG ggattgacattgggaaacaaccTATCATCAATCTTAAG GGATATATGGTTGGCAACCCTATAACAGATCCAAAGTTTGATGAAAATTACAAAATTCCAAGTGCTCATGGTTTTGGGATAATATCTGATCAAATATATGAG ACTGCAGTGAAGATCTGCAACGGAGATTATATTAACCCTGTGAATGAAAAGTGTGTTGAAGTGTTGCATACTATCAATAAT ctcatttctgaaatttcaATTGAAcacatcttgtacaagaaatgtgaCGTTGTTGCACCAAACACCATATATGATACTTCCAAAAGAAAGTTTTTGTTGGAAGAATCTATCCAGTTAAACAAGCCACCCGCTCAGCCGACTGTAGATTGTTTC ACATATGGTTACTATTTGGCCTACTTTTGGATGAACAACAACTTGACTAGAAATTCTCTTGGGATCAAGGAG GTGAAGGTGAGGCACGGTCGGTTTAAAAGGAGAAGGCTG GGAACAACGAGTGAGTGGATACAATGCAACGTAGGGCTCCCCTACACATATGAGATACCGAGCAGCATACCGTACCATCTCAACCTCACCACAAGAGGTTATCGCACACTCGTGTATAG TGGAGACCATGATCTCGAGGCTCCATTTCTTGGCACACAAGCATGGATAAGATCcttgaacttttccatcgttgatGAGTGGAGGGCATGGCATGTTAGTGGACAAGCTGCTGG ATTTACCATAGAATACACAAACAATATGACATTTGCCACAGTAAAG GGTGCTGGTCATACTGCTCCGGAGTACCGACCTAAGGAATGTTTTGCCATGGCTCAAAG GAAGCAACAGGAAATAACAAGGTGGTCAAGGTCCTAG
- the LOC123447665 gene encoding serine carboxypeptidase-like 13 isoform X4, with protein MCLEAQRKEERQRMPLKLLPVRTAGKCYFQSLLLHLVPVLLLLPLSRPASASTVVTHLPGFDGALPFNLETGYVGVEEETGAELFYYFVESERSPGTDPVLLWLTGGPRCSVIMGLAFEIGPLKFVLAPYSGGLPELVYNPYSWTQMANILLLDSPVGSGFSYARDPKGYNVGDHSSSSQVQTFLNKWFTDHPQYLSNPFYIGGDSYAGKVIPLIAQGISEGIDIGKQPIINLKGYMVGNPITDPKFDENYKIPSAHGFGIISDQIYETAVKICNGDYINPVNEKCVEVLHTINNLISEISIEHILYKKCDVVAPNTIYDTSKRKFLLEESIQLNKPPAQPTVDCFTYGYYLAYFWMNNNLTRNSLGIKEVKVRHGRFKRRRLGTTSEWIQCNVGLPYTYEIPSSIPYHLNLTTRGYRTLVYSGDHDLEAPFLGTQAWIRSLNFSIVDEWRAWHVSGQAAGFTIEYTNNMTFATVKGAGHTAPEYRPKECFAMAQR; from the exons ATGTGCCTAGAGGCACAAAGAAAGGAAGAGAGACAGAGAATGCCCTTGAAGCTTCTCCCGGTGCGTACAGCCGGGAAATGCTACTTCCAGTCGCTGCTGCTGCATCTCGTTCCCGTCCTCCTGCTTCTGCCGCTCTCACGCCCGGCGTCGGCGTCGACGGTGGTGACGCACCTTCCCGGATTCGATGGCGCTCTGCCCTTCAACCTTGAAACAGG ATACGTGGGCGTGGAGGAGGAGACAGGGGCGGAGCTCTTCTACTATTTCGTCGAGTCGGAGAGGAGCCCCGGCACGGACCCAGTGCTCCTGTGGCTCACCGGCGGCCCCCGCTGCTCGGTCATCATGGGCCTTGCCTTTGAAATTG GTCCTCTGAAGTTTGTGTTGGCACCGTATAGTGGCGGTTTGCCGGAATTGGTGTATAACCCATATTCATGGACACAG ATGGCCAACATACTCTTGTTGGATTCACCGGTCGGTTCAGGCTTTTCGTACGCTCGTGATCCCAAAGGCTACAATGTTGGAGACCACTCGTCATCTTCGCAGGTCCAAACATTTTTGAATAAG TGGTTCACGGATCATCCGCAATACCTTTCAAATCCTTTCTACATTGGTGGAGATTCATATGCTGGAAAGGTGATTCCACTTATTGCACAAGGCATTTCAGAAG ggattgacattgggaaacaaccTATCATCAATCTTAAG GGATATATGGTTGGCAACCCTATAACAGATCCAAAGTTTGATGAAAATTACAAAATTCCAAGTGCTCATGGTTTTGGGATAATATCTGATCAAATATATGAG ACTGCAGTGAAGATCTGCAACGGAGATTATATTAACCCTGTGAATGAAAAGTGTGTTGAAGTGTTGCATACTATCAATAAT ctcatttctgaaatttcaATTGAAcacatcttgtacaagaaatgtgaCGTTGTTGCACCAAACACCATATATGATACTTCCAAAAGAAAGTTTTTGTTGGAAGAATCTATCCAGTTAAACAAGCCACCCGCTCAGCCGACTGTAGATTGTTTC ACATATGGTTACTATTTGGCCTACTTTTGGATGAACAACAACTTGACTAGAAATTCTCTTGGGATCAAGGAG GTGAAGGTGAGGCACGGTCGGTTTAAAAGGAGAAGGCTG GGAACAACGAGTGAGTGGATACAATGCAACGTAGGGCTCCCCTACACATATGAGATACCGAGCAGCATACCGTACCATCTCAACCTCACCACAAGAGGTTATCGCACACTCGTGTATAG TGGAGACCATGATCTCGAGGCTCCATTTCTTGGCACACAAGCATGGATAAGATCcttgaacttttccatcgttgatGAGTGGAGGGCATGGCATGTTAGTGGACAAGCTGCTGG ATTTACCATAGAATACACAAACAATATGACATTTGCCACAGTAAAG GGTGCTGGTCATACTGCTCCGGAGTACCGACCTAAGGAATGTTTTGCCATGGCTCAAAG
- the LOC123447665 gene encoding serine carboxypeptidase-like 13 isoform X5 — protein sequence MCLEAQRKEERQRMPLKLLPVRTAGKCYFQSLLLHLVPVLLLLPLSRPASASTVVTHLPGFDGALPFNLETGYVGVEEETGAELFYYFVESERSPGTDPVLLWLTGGPRCSVIMGLAFEIGPLKFVLAPYSGGLPELVYNPYSWTQMANILLLDSPVGSGFSYARDPKGYNVGDHSSSSQVQTFLNKWFTDHPQYLSNPFYIGGDSYAGKVIPLIAQGISEGIDIGKQPIINLKGYMVGNPITDPKFDENYKIPSAHGFGIISDQIYETAVKICNGDYINPVNEKCVEVLHTINNLISEISIEHILYKKCDVVAPNTIYDTSKRKFLLEESIQLNKPPAQPTVDCFTYGYYLAYFWMNNNLTRNSLGIKEGTTSEWIQCNVGLPYTYEIPSSIPYHLNLTTRGYRTLVYSGDHDLEAPFLGTQAWIRSLNFSIVDEWRAWHVSGQAAGFTIEYTNNMTFATVKGAGHTAPEYRPKECFAMAQSRKQQEITRWSRS from the exons ATGTGCCTAGAGGCACAAAGAAAGGAAGAGAGACAGAGAATGCCCTTGAAGCTTCTCCCGGTGCGTACAGCCGGGAAATGCTACTTCCAGTCGCTGCTGCTGCATCTCGTTCCCGTCCTCCTGCTTCTGCCGCTCTCACGCCCGGCGTCGGCGTCGACGGTGGTGACGCACCTTCCCGGATTCGATGGCGCTCTGCCCTTCAACCTTGAAACAGG ATACGTGGGCGTGGAGGAGGAGACAGGGGCGGAGCTCTTCTACTATTTCGTCGAGTCGGAGAGGAGCCCCGGCACGGACCCAGTGCTCCTGTGGCTCACCGGCGGCCCCCGCTGCTCGGTCATCATGGGCCTTGCCTTTGAAATTG GTCCTCTGAAGTTTGTGTTGGCACCGTATAGTGGCGGTTTGCCGGAATTGGTGTATAACCCATATTCATGGACACAG ATGGCCAACATACTCTTGTTGGATTCACCGGTCGGTTCAGGCTTTTCGTACGCTCGTGATCCCAAAGGCTACAATGTTGGAGACCACTCGTCATCTTCGCAGGTCCAAACATTTTTGAATAAG TGGTTCACGGATCATCCGCAATACCTTTCAAATCCTTTCTACATTGGTGGAGATTCATATGCTGGAAAGGTGATTCCACTTATTGCACAAGGCATTTCAGAAG ggattgacattgggaaacaaccTATCATCAATCTTAAG GGATATATGGTTGGCAACCCTATAACAGATCCAAAGTTTGATGAAAATTACAAAATTCCAAGTGCTCATGGTTTTGGGATAATATCTGATCAAATATATGAG ACTGCAGTGAAGATCTGCAACGGAGATTATATTAACCCTGTGAATGAAAAGTGTGTTGAAGTGTTGCATACTATCAATAAT ctcatttctgaaatttcaATTGAAcacatcttgtacaagaaatgtgaCGTTGTTGCACCAAACACCATATATGATACTTCCAAAAGAAAGTTTTTGTTGGAAGAATCTATCCAGTTAAACAAGCCACCCGCTCAGCCGACTGTAGATTGTTTC ACATATGGTTACTATTTGGCCTACTTTTGGATGAACAACAACTTGACTAGAAATTCTCTTGGGATCAAGGAG GGAACAACGAGTGAGTGGATACAATGCAACGTAGGGCTCCCCTACACATATGAGATACCGAGCAGCATACCGTACCATCTCAACCTCACCACAAGAGGTTATCGCACACTCGTGTATAG TGGAGACCATGATCTCGAGGCTCCATTTCTTGGCACACAAGCATGGATAAGATCcttgaacttttccatcgttgatGAGTGGAGGGCATGGCATGTTAGTGGACAAGCTGCTGG ATTTACCATAGAATACACAAACAATATGACATTTGCCACAGTAAAG GGTGCTGGTCATACTGCTCCGGAGTACCGACCTAAGGAATGTTTTGCCATGGCTCAAAG CAGGAAGCAACAGGAAATAACAAGGTGGTCAAGGTCCTAG
- the LOC123447665 gene encoding serine carboxypeptidase-like 18 isoform X6, translating into MCLEAQRKEERQRMPLKLLPVRTAGKCYFQSLLLHLVPVLLLLPLSRPASASTVVTHLPGFDGALPFNLETGYVGVEEETGAELFYYFVESERSPGTDPVLLWLTGGPRCSVIMGLAFEIGPLKFVLAPYSGGLPELVYNPYSWTQMANILLLDSPVGSGFSYARDPKGYNVGDHSSSSQVQTFLNKWFTDHPQYLSNPFYIGGDSYAGKVIPLIAQGISEGIDIGKQPIINLKGYMVGNPITDPKFDENYKIPSAHGFGIISDQIYETAVKICNGDYINPVNEKCVEVLHTINNLISEISIEHILYKKCDVVAPNTIYDTSKRKFLLEESIQLNKPPAQPTVDCFTYGYYLAYFWMNNNLTRNSLGIKEGTTSEWIQCNVGLPYTYEIPSSIPYHLNLTTRGYRTLVYR; encoded by the exons ATGTGCCTAGAGGCACAAAGAAAGGAAGAGAGACAGAGAATGCCCTTGAAGCTTCTCCCGGTGCGTACAGCCGGGAAATGCTACTTCCAGTCGCTGCTGCTGCATCTCGTTCCCGTCCTCCTGCTTCTGCCGCTCTCACGCCCGGCGTCGGCGTCGACGGTGGTGACGCACCTTCCCGGATTCGATGGCGCTCTGCCCTTCAACCTTGAAACAGG ATACGTGGGCGTGGAGGAGGAGACAGGGGCGGAGCTCTTCTACTATTTCGTCGAGTCGGAGAGGAGCCCCGGCACGGACCCAGTGCTCCTGTGGCTCACCGGCGGCCCCCGCTGCTCGGTCATCATGGGCCTTGCCTTTGAAATTG GTCCTCTGAAGTTTGTGTTGGCACCGTATAGTGGCGGTTTGCCGGAATTGGTGTATAACCCATATTCATGGACACAG ATGGCCAACATACTCTTGTTGGATTCACCGGTCGGTTCAGGCTTTTCGTACGCTCGTGATCCCAAAGGCTACAATGTTGGAGACCACTCGTCATCTTCGCAGGTCCAAACATTTTTGAATAAG TGGTTCACGGATCATCCGCAATACCTTTCAAATCCTTTCTACATTGGTGGAGATTCATATGCTGGAAAGGTGATTCCACTTATTGCACAAGGCATTTCAGAAG ggattgacattgggaaacaaccTATCATCAATCTTAAG GGATATATGGTTGGCAACCCTATAACAGATCCAAAGTTTGATGAAAATTACAAAATTCCAAGTGCTCATGGTTTTGGGATAATATCTGATCAAATATATGAG ACTGCAGTGAAGATCTGCAACGGAGATTATATTAACCCTGTGAATGAAAAGTGTGTTGAAGTGTTGCATACTATCAATAAT ctcatttctgaaatttcaATTGAAcacatcttgtacaagaaatgtgaCGTTGTTGCACCAAACACCATATATGATACTTCCAAAAGAAAGTTTTTGTTGGAAGAATCTATCCAGTTAAACAAGCCACCCGCTCAGCCGACTGTAGATTGTTTC ACATATGGTTACTATTTGGCCTACTTTTGGATGAACAACAACTTGACTAGAAATTCTCTTGGGATCAAGGAG GGAACAACGAGTGAGTGGATACAATGCAACGTAGGGCTCCCCTACACATATGAGATACCGAGCAGCATACCGTACCATCTCAACCTCACCACAAGAGGTTATCGCACACTCGTGTATAGGTAA